A single Macrobrachium nipponense isolate FS-2020 chromosome 5, ASM1510439v2, whole genome shotgun sequence DNA region contains:
- the LOC135215877 gene encoding LOW QUALITY PROTEIN: endoplasmic reticulum resident protein 29-like (The sequence of the model RefSeq protein was modified relative to this genomic sequence to represent the inferred CDS: inserted 3 bases in 2 codons), with amino-acid sequence MSVAEKPDSVVDSDTQTEGVAVEGNVIIPKFKAAIVKFDIAYPYGKKHDEYTRLSAAGRGSPELLVAEVGVKDYGDNENMDLAERFGVVKDDFPVVKLFVAGKEDPIDFDGEFXRRNLKMFIRRHSEIYIGLEGCLEXFDRIADKFMVSENVKERKELLREAEDEWDKIKSPSDRPIAEMYVKVMRRVLEKGNEFISTETSRVNGLMAEKLTKEKKDEMQGKLNILKSFVRDEL; translated from the exons atgagtgtggctgagaaacctgactCTGTTGTTGACAGTGATacccaaacggaaggtgtagctgtcgagggtaacgta ATAATTCCCAAATTTAAGGCTGCTATCGTCAAATTCGACATTGCTTATCCATATGGCAAGAAGCATGATGAGTATACAAGATTATCAGCTGCAGGTAGGGGATCGCCTGAGCTTCTGGTAGCAGAAGTAGGAGTCAAGGATTATGGTGATAATGAAAACATGGACCTTGCTGAAAGGTTTGGAGTGGTTAAAGATGATTTTCCTGTCGTGAAGCTATTTGTTGCAGGGAAAGAGGATCCTATAGATTTTGACGGTGAATT ACGAAGAAACTTGAAGATGTTTATCAGGCGTCATTCTGAAATTTATATTGGGCTAGAGGGATGTCTTG GTTTTGACCGCATTGCCGATAAGTTCATGGTTTCTGAGAATGTTAAAGAGAGAAAAGAACTGTTGAGAGAGGCAGAAGATGAATGGGACAAGATAAAGAGCCCATCTGACAGGCCAATTGCAGAAATGTATGTCAAAGTTATGAGGAGGGTATTAGAAAAAGGCAATGAATTTATTTCCACAGAAACATCAAGAGTGAATGGTTTGATGGCAGAGAAGCTAACCAAGGAAAAGAAGGATGAAATGCAAGGGAAACTTAATATACTAAAATCCTTTGTGAGAGATGAATTGTGA